The Hymenobacter sp. GOD-10R genome includes a window with the following:
- a CDS encoding DUF5916 domain-containing protein, which yields MRFRIILIAFLLLSFLASYGQKATTTATAKLAPKRQLNALRITQAPKLDGVLDEPMWQEAPLANKFTQYRPNPGLPENHPTEVRVLYDDAALYIGAVMHDVSPDSIFRELSQRDDMSNTDFFAVFLDTYRDKLNGYGFFLTPGGVQLDARYSPAGGEDFGWNAVWESRTALHGTDWVAELRIPYSAIRFSAAPEQVWGLNFMRRRRSTNQDFLWNETKPEVDGFVNQWGELAGLRDLKPPLRLSLTPYVSTYVNHYPYQEQGTRNTSTSFNGGADVKWGINESFTLDATLVPDFGQVQSDNQVLNLSPFEVQYQENRQFFTEGTELFNKGNLFYSRRVGAQPIGFSEAENQLRDGEKVVSNPGVTRLLNATKVSGRTSKGLGVGVFNALSNNVYATLRDSLGAERKVLTQPFANYNIFVLDQSLKNNSYVSLINTNVTRTGATYDANVTGGLFRFANKSNSYALDGQLVYSRRRGQAFNSEAPIDDQNGYKYSLGFGKISGNFTWKVRQGIESNSYNPNDLGILFGNNNITQSIDLNYNKYKPFWKVNNMYTYYGVTQSLLYKPTRYQDVTFYAGGNTTFTKSFRTVGADLDYAPATHNFYEPRTSPLGEYYVRVPANIGAAAFVSSDARKKLAYDVNVRGRWHANDGNRTGRTGYDVSLSPRYRISNQLTFRYDLSWGVRQNQIGYAGALNQDEPLDVDFMNAPLLGRRRVVTITNTLSGAYTFNNRMSFTIRMRHYTSTVHYRDFSSLGEDGKETPADYRRNRDTSFNAFNVDAVFSWWFAPGSQMSVVWKNAGSSFLEANEATPLYFNNLSNTMNTPHNNSLSVKVLYYLDYLAVKRMLPGAKK from the coding sequence ATGCGTTTTCGCATTATTCTTATCGCCTTTTTACTGCTCAGTTTCCTTGCTAGCTACGGGCAAAAAGCAACTACTACCGCTACCGCGAAGCTAGCTCCTAAGCGCCAGCTCAACGCGTTGCGAATCACGCAAGCCCCTAAGCTCGATGGAGTGCTTGATGAGCCGATGTGGCAAGAGGCGCCGCTGGCCAACAAGTTCACCCAGTACCGGCCCAATCCAGGTTTGCCCGAAAACCACCCTACCGAGGTGCGTGTGCTCTACGACGATGCCGCCCTCTACATCGGGGCGGTGATGCATGACGTGTCGCCTGACTCTATCTTCCGGGAGCTGAGCCAGCGCGACGACATGAGCAACACCGATTTCTTCGCCGTGTTCTTGGATACGTACCGCGACAAACTCAACGGCTACGGCTTCTTCCTGACGCCCGGCGGCGTGCAGCTGGATGCGCGCTACTCGCCCGCGGGCGGGGAAGACTTTGGCTGGAATGCCGTGTGGGAAAGCCGGACCGCACTGCACGGCACCGATTGGGTGGCCGAACTGCGCATTCCGTACTCCGCTATCCGCTTCAGTGCGGCGCCTGAGCAGGTGTGGGGGCTCAACTTCATGCGCCGGCGCCGCAGCACCAACCAAGATTTTCTCTGGAACGAGACCAAGCCCGAGGTCGATGGCTTCGTGAACCAGTGGGGCGAGCTAGCGGGCTTGCGTGACCTGAAGCCACCGTTGCGCCTCTCGCTCACGCCCTACGTGTCGACCTACGTCAACCATTATCCCTACCAGGAGCAGGGCACGCGCAACACCAGCACGAGCTTCAACGGCGGCGCCGACGTGAAGTGGGGCATCAACGAAAGCTTCACGCTCGACGCCACGTTAGTGCCGGACTTCGGGCAGGTACAGAGCGACAATCAAGTGCTGAACCTCTCGCCCTTCGAAGTGCAGTACCAAGAGAACCGCCAGTTTTTTACCGAAGGCACGGAGCTGTTCAACAAAGGCAATCTGTTCTACTCGCGGCGGGTAGGGGCACAGCCTATTGGGTTTTCGGAAGCGGAAAACCAGCTGCGCGATGGTGAGAAAGTGGTCAGCAACCCCGGCGTAACGCGGCTGCTGAACGCCACCAAGGTTTCGGGGCGCACGAGCAAGGGGCTAGGCGTTGGCGTGTTCAATGCGCTATCCAACAACGTGTACGCCACGCTGCGCGACAGCTTGGGTGCCGAGCGGAAGGTGCTGACGCAGCCGTTTGCCAACTACAACATCTTCGTGCTCGACCAGTCGCTGAAGAACAACTCGTACGTTTCGCTCATTAACACCAACGTGACGCGCACCGGGGCTACCTACGATGCCAACGTGACCGGGGGCTTGTTCCGCTTTGCTAACAAGAGCAACTCCTACGCTCTAGATGGGCAGCTGGTGTACTCGCGGCGGCGTGGGCAGGCCTTCAACTCGGAAGCGCCGATCGACGACCAGAACGGCTATAAGTACTCGCTCGGCTTTGGTAAGATCAGCGGCAACTTCACCTGGAAAGTGCGGCAGGGCATTGAGTCGAATAGCTACAATCCCAACGACCTAGGTATCCTGTTCGGCAACAACAACATCACCCAATCTATCGACCTGAACTATAACAAGTACAAGCCCTTTTGGAAGGTGAACAACATGTACACCTACTATGGCGTGACCCAATCGCTGTTGTACAAACCGACGCGCTACCAGGACGTAACTTTCTATGCAGGTGGCAACACCACATTCACGAAGAGCTTCCGAACGGTTGGTGCCGACCTCGACTACGCGCCCGCCACGCACAACTTCTACGAGCCGCGCACCTCGCCATTGGGTGAATATTACGTGCGAGTGCCGGCTAACATCGGCGCTGCGGCCTTTGTCTCCTCCGACGCCCGGAAGAAGCTAGCATACGACGTGAACGTACGAGGACGCTGGCACGCCAACGATGGCAACCGCACCGGCCGCACCGGCTACGACGTGAGCCTGAGCCCGCGCTACCGTATAAGCAACCAACTCACGTTTCGCTACGATTTGAGTTGGGGCGTGCGCCAGAACCAGATTGGCTACGCTGGCGCCCTGAACCAAGACGAGCCCCTTGACGTGGACTTCATGAACGCACCTTTGCTAGGTCGGCGCCGGGTCGTGACCATCACCAACACATTGTCGGGCGCTTACACCTTCAATAACCGCATGTCGTTCACGATTCGTATGCGCCACTATACCAGCACCGTGCACTACCGCGACTTCAGCAGCCTAGGGGAAGATGGCAAAGAAACACCCGCCGACTATCGCCGCAACCGCGACACGAGCTTCAACGCTTTCAACGTGGACGCGGTGTTTTCGTGGTGGTTTGCACCCGGCTCGCAGATGAGCGTAGTGTGGAAAAATGCGGGCTCTAGCTTTCTGGAAGCCAACGAAGCGACGCCGCTCTACTTCAACAACCTAAGCAACACGATGAACACGCCGCACAATAACTCGTTGTCGGTGAAGGTGCTCTATTACCTAGATTACTTGGCCGTGAAGCGCATGCTGCCGGGTGCGAAGAAGTAG
- the meaB gene encoding methylmalonyl Co-A mutase-associated GTPase MeaB — translation MAKRFTAAQYADGILAGNRVVLSQTITLAESTLASDQALTQQVLDQVLPHAGKSVRVGITGVPGVGKSTFIEALGLFLVNEQHKHLAVLAVDPTSQRSGGSILGDKTRMNQLAAHPAAYIRPSPAGRSLGGVTRSTREAMLLCEAAGYDVIFVETVGVGQSETAVHGMVDFFLLLMLAGAGDELQGIKKGIMEMADAVTITKADGGNELAARRARREYQNALHLFPATESGWQPVVTTSSAVSGVGVPEVWDVVQQYMQQTQASGYFQRRRQAQNLHWLHEAIRHGLEERFYARPDVQAQLAAIRQQVISGQKSAFGAAGELLGL, via the coding sequence TTGGCCAAACGCTTCACCGCCGCTCAATACGCCGATGGCATTCTCGCCGGCAACCGCGTTGTGCTGAGCCAAACGATTACGCTAGCCGAAAGCACCCTAGCTTCCGACCAAGCCCTCACCCAGCAGGTCCTTGACCAAGTGCTACCTCATGCGGGCAAGTCGGTGCGCGTGGGTATTACCGGCGTGCCTGGTGTAGGAAAAAGCACGTTTATTGAAGCGCTAGGACTGTTTTTGGTCAATGAGCAGCACAAGCACCTAGCCGTGCTAGCCGTCGACCCCACGAGCCAGCGTAGCGGCGGCAGCATCTTGGGCGACAAAACCCGCATGAACCAGCTGGCGGCGCATCCGGCCGCTTACATCCGCCCGTCGCCGGCGGGCCGTTCGTTGGGTGGCGTCACGCGCAGCACCCGCGAAGCCATGCTTCTGTGCGAAGCAGCCGGCTACGACGTTATTTTTGTGGAAACCGTGGGGGTAGGCCAGAGCGAAACAGCCGTGCACGGCATGGTCGATTTCTTTTTGTTGCTCATGCTGGCTGGCGCCGGCGACGAGCTGCAAGGCATCAAAAAGGGCATCATGGAAATGGCCGATGCCGTGACCATCACCAAAGCCGACGGCGGCAACGAGCTAGCCGCCCGCCGTGCCCGCCGCGAATACCAGAACGCCCTGCACCTGTTTCCGGCCACCGAATCGGGCTGGCAACCCGTCGTGACGACTAGCTCAGCCGTGAGCGGCGTGGGCGTACCGGAAGTGTGGGATGTTGTGCAGCAATACATGCAGCAAACCCAAGCCAGCGGCTACTTCCAGCGGCGTCGCCAAGCGCAAAACCTGCACTGGCTCCACGAAGCCATTCGGCACGGCCTGGAAGAACGCTTCTACGCCCGCCCCGACGTGCAAGCGCAGCTAGCTGCTATCCGCCAGCAAGTAATAAGCGGCCAGAAATCGGCCTTCGGTGCCGCCGGCGAACTGTTAGGGCTGTAG
- a CDS encoding outer membrane beta-barrel protein — MQKTFITTTAALFLLGLASTAQSQQLQALGVSGSFNIARLHSGQSAYKLGAVTIDPQFDQSNDETGNGITLFGRWQVGRGGWYAQPEVGYVSTLATPIGIAYDRGSFSYASQQIRHLDARLLAGYQAGPLRLFAGPSLGYHLRNTDRYQDTNPDVQAVVDALAEPPARVQAALQAGTGVSIWRLDINARYEWGLTQYRRTIQFQQQQHYLHQNLQQIILEVGYRFYRAPALAD; from the coding sequence ATGCAAAAAACCTTTATTACTACCACGGCCGCGCTGTTTTTGCTTGGCTTAGCCAGCACCGCGCAGAGCCAGCAGCTACAAGCTTTAGGAGTGAGCGGCAGCTTCAACATTGCGCGGCTGCATTCCGGCCAATCGGCTTACAAACTAGGGGCGGTCACCATCGACCCGCAATTCGATCAGTCGAATGATGAAACGGGAAACGGCATCACGCTTTTTGGCCGCTGGCAAGTGGGGCGGGGTGGTTGGTATGCACAGCCAGAAGTCGGCTACGTTTCAACCCTAGCCACACCCATAGGAATAGCTTATGACCGCGGCTCGTTTAGCTACGCCAGTCAGCAAATCCGGCACCTAGATGCACGCTTATTGGCGGGTTATCAAGCAGGACCGCTCCGCTTGTTTGCCGGACCTAGCCTTGGCTATCATCTTCGTAACACAGATAGGTACCAAGACACCAACCCCGACGTCCAGGCTGTTGTCGATGCCCTTGCCGAGCCCCCGGCTCGTGTGCAGGCGGCGCTTCAAGCCGGCACTGGCGTGAGTATCTGGCGGCTCGATATCAATGCCCGCTACGAGTGGGGCCTCACGCAGTACCGGCGCACGATTCAGTTTCAGCAGCAACAACATTATCTGCACCAAAACTTGCAACAGATCATCTTGGAGGTGGGCTACCGATTTTATCGGGCTCCCGCACTTGCTGATTAA
- a CDS encoding DUF5723 family protein, which translates to MNKRFTLLLATLGLVSPTLLHAQNELGNFSATGRGGVINTFATDYQAVGVNPANLGRAGGARVAFTIGEISAAANSQSLTRDQLKSFVYDRDQKLTLADKQGLARSFTSDNALNVNAGSTAFGLSVQLPVIGGIAVSSRQRVVGHVELNKDAAELLFLGSQAPIYANYDPNSGKVPLISEVLAGSAVQASFLNEYNIAWGKKLLDLPAFQLSAGVGYRYVQGFGVLDIRIQPGDLKAYSSLSPVFNIDYSSISAGNPNFNAQVDGGLEKTGKGHGFDLGAAAEIGKMIRVGLSVTDIGHMTWEGNLLSANDQKLKKLNSTGVGTYNFFKEASEILASGTDSLFQYQAGQARRANLPTKLRAGFGVRISEFLETGLDVTLPLNSVAGNYVSPYVGAGIDYSPKRWLRLSSGLAGGAGSRLSVPLGITFVSKVYEAGFSTRDVPGLLTAKNPYLSVAMGVLRFKFGKAD; encoded by the coding sequence ATGAACAAACGCTTTACGCTGTTGCTAGCCACGCTGGGGCTGGTTTCTCCCACCCTTTTGCACGCCCAAAACGAGCTCGGTAACTTTTCGGCTACTGGCCGCGGTGGGGTCATCAACACCTTTGCTACCGATTACCAGGCCGTTGGCGTTAATCCGGCTAACCTAGGTCGGGCGGGCGGGGCGCGGGTGGCCTTCACGATAGGAGAGATTAGCGCGGCGGCTAACTCTCAGTCACTCACCCGCGACCAACTCAAAAGCTTTGTTTATGACCGCGACCAGAAGCTGACGTTAGCCGATAAGCAGGGCTTGGCGCGCTCATTCACTTCTGATAATGCGCTTAATGTGAATGCCGGATCTACGGCGTTTGGTCTATCCGTACAATTGCCCGTGATTGGCGGCATTGCTGTGAGCAGTCGTCAGCGCGTAGTGGGGCACGTAGAGTTGAATAAAGACGCCGCCGAGCTCTTGTTCCTAGGCAGCCAAGCACCCATTTACGCCAACTACGACCCCAACAGTGGGAAAGTACCCCTGATTTCGGAAGTGCTGGCGGGCTCGGCCGTGCAGGCTTCCTTCCTGAACGAGTATAACATTGCTTGGGGTAAGAAGCTCCTTGATCTGCCGGCTTTTCAGCTGTCGGCGGGTGTGGGCTACCGCTACGTGCAAGGATTTGGCGTGCTGGATATTCGAATTCAACCCGGCGACCTAAAGGCGTACAGCTCTTTGTCGCCGGTGTTCAACATCGACTACAGCAGCATCAGCGCTGGCAACCCAAACTTCAACGCGCAAGTAGATGGCGGCTTGGAGAAAACCGGCAAGGGCCACGGCTTCGACCTAGGAGCAGCGGCCGAAATCGGTAAAATGATACGTGTTGGCTTGTCCGTCACCGACATCGGCCACATGACCTGGGAAGGCAATTTGCTGTCGGCCAACGACCAGAAGCTAAAAAAGCTAAACTCGACTGGGGTAGGCACTTACAACTTCTTTAAGGAAGCGTCCGAAATCCTAGCTTCCGGCACCGACAGCTTGTTTCAGTACCAAGCTGGCCAAGCCCGTCGCGCCAACCTGCCGACCAAGCTGCGCGCCGGTTTTGGCGTGCGTATCAGCGAGTTTCTCGAAACCGGCCTCGACGTGACGCTGCCGCTTAACAGCGTGGCCGGCAACTACGTCTCGCCTTACGTGGGCGCGGGCATTGACTATAGCCCCAAGCGCTGGTTGCGCCTGAGCAGTGGCCTAGCAGGCGGCGCCGGGTCACGGTTGAGCGTGCCGCTGGGCATCACCTTCGTGAGCAAAGTGTATGAAGCCGGCTTCAGCACTCGCGATGTGCCCGGCCTGCTCACGGCAAAGAACCCGTACTTGTCGGTAGCTATGGGCGTGCTACGGTTCAAATTTGGTAAGGCTGATTAA
- a CDS encoding M56 family metallopeptidase produces the protein MNWLEQTFSPALIRALGWMLIHSVWQGAVVALALAGLLLLLQRHSAQVRYVAATAALFALLFLSLGTFARYYYATPVTTNMPAATMHAAGVSAVGTATASSTAVVASTSAPARPINALSAWQQYFERNMPVLVLAWALGLLAMTLRLLGGLAYVQRIRHYRVQPLSAEWEERLAMLANEVGLRKPVVLLQSMLVRAPMVVGHLRPAILLPLGAITGLSEVQLEAILAHELAHIVRRDYLMNFLQSVVETLFFYHPAVWFISACLRTERENCCDDIATTLCGNPLSLARALTALAELNAEPRVVPQLAMSAIGPDGSLLGRIKRLVQGRGTPTFAEGFLAACVVMVGVGLLSTAVALADPQPATKLGSLSELPINLEESSLAKTQGTPTHLVLAQPVMLTPEQEDSLKKSGTVVIKKDKKGRLTDLYVDGQRIETAAPAKGKKGTQVEVVQLPEKMVAANDLSLSEITRMALDEARQALSNIDIDHITSNALKQAETGLRAAEKEAKTEEERQTIREALQGFQEQKLSTQQEMRQELEEARLELEESKREATEAQRERLDVQREEIEARREAEESRREALEDALVDALEDDGLISDPGNYQLKISATELVVNGKKQPAALHKKYLALYENQSGRKLTGNKSYNSVRNSVSHTSSSYAERPERPERPERPERPERPERPARLSALPPVPPVPRVPPLASVPPVPPVPPMPPAVDSDVIREELRKDGVLGKKDKSFQFELNNKGLFVNGKKQSESLTKKYREMLDVPASTNGKSSRNIQISVSE, from the coding sequence ATGAACTGGTTGGAGCAAACTTTTTCGCCGGCGCTCATCCGCGCCCTGGGTTGGATGCTGATTCACTCCGTGTGGCAAGGTGCTGTGGTAGCACTGGCGCTGGCGGGGCTGCTCTTGCTCTTACAGCGGCATAGCGCGCAAGTGCGCTACGTGGCTGCTACGGCTGCGCTGTTTGCGTTGCTGTTCCTTTCATTGGGCACGTTTGCACGCTATTACTATGCGACTCCCGTAACTACCAACATGCCAGCCGCGACCATGCACGCAGCCGGAGTTTCTGCTGTAGGCACGGCCACAGCAAGTAGCACGGCAGTGGTAGCTAGCACCAGTGCGCCGGCTAGGCCGATAAATGCACTGTCTGCTTGGCAACAGTACTTCGAGCGAAACATGCCGGTGCTAGTGCTGGCCTGGGCGCTTGGGTTGCTCGCCATGACGCTGCGGTTATTGGGTGGTCTCGCTTATGTGCAGCGTATACGCCACTACCGGGTGCAGCCACTCTCAGCTGAGTGGGAAGAGCGGCTAGCTATGTTAGCCAACGAAGTCGGGTTGCGCAAGCCGGTGGTGTTGCTTCAATCGATGTTGGTGCGGGCCCCCATGGTAGTAGGGCATTTACGACCCGCTATTCTGCTGCCGCTCGGCGCCATCACTGGCCTGAGCGAAGTACAGCTCGAAGCTATTCTGGCCCACGAGCTAGCTCACATTGTGCGGCGCGACTACCTAATGAACTTCTTACAGTCAGTGGTCGAAACGCTGTTTTTCTATCATCCGGCGGTGTGGTTTATTTCGGCCTGTCTGCGGACGGAACGCGAAAACTGCTGCGACGATATTGCGACTACGCTTTGCGGCAACCCCCTGAGCCTCGCTCGCGCCCTGACGGCCTTAGCTGAACTGAACGCTGAGCCTCGCGTAGTTCCCCAACTCGCTATGTCGGCCATCGGTCCCGACGGTTCGTTGCTAGGTCGCATCAAGCGGCTGGTGCAAGGCCGGGGCACGCCCACATTTGCCGAGGGCTTTTTGGCGGCTTGCGTAGTGATGGTAGGAGTGGGGCTGCTGAGCACAGCAGTCGCGCTGGCTGATCCGCAGCCTGCTACGAAGCTAGGTAGCCTCAGCGAATTGCCGATCAACTTGGAGGAAAGCAGCCTAGCCAAAACGCAAGGCACACCGACACACTTAGTACTGGCGCAACCCGTCATGCTCACACCCGAGCAGGAAGACAGCTTGAAGAAGTCAGGCACGGTCGTTATCAAGAAGGATAAGAAAGGCCGCCTGACTGATTTGTACGTGGATGGCCAGCGCATCGAGACAGCCGCTCCTGCCAAGGGCAAGAAAGGCACCCAAGTAGAAGTGGTGCAGCTGCCCGAGAAAATGGTTGCCGCCAATGATTTGTCTCTTAGCGAAATCACCCGGATGGCCTTGGATGAGGCGCGGCAAGCCCTGAGCAACATCGATATAGACCATATTACCAGCAATGCCCTAAAACAAGCCGAAACTGGCTTGCGAGCTGCCGAGAAAGAAGCCAAGACCGAGGAGGAGCGGCAGACTATTCGGGAAGCACTGCAGGGTTTTCAGGAGCAAAAGCTTTCGACCCAGCAGGAGATGCGCCAGGAGCTGGAAGAAGCACGCCTCGAGCTAGAAGAAAGCAAGCGCGAAGCAACAGAAGCACAACGTGAGAGACTTGACGTGCAACGGGAGGAGATCGAAGCGCGACGCGAAGCGGAAGAAAGTCGCCGCGAAGCGCTGGAAGATGCCTTGGTCGACGCGCTGGAAGATGATGGCTTAATCAGCGACCCAGGCAACTACCAGCTCAAGATCAGCGCCACCGAATTAGTTGTGAATGGTAAAAAGCAGCCCGCCGCGTTGCACAAAAAATACCTAGCCCTCTACGAAAACCAGAGCGGACGCAAACTTACCGGCAACAAATCTTACAACAGCGTACGCAACTCGGTTAGTCATACTTCTTCCTCCTACGCGGAACGGCCTGAGCGTCCAGAAAGACCCGAGCGTCCGGAACGGCCAGAAAGACCTGAGCGTCCAGCCCGCCTAAGTGCGCTGCCTCCGGTTCCGCCAGTTCCACGTGTCCCCCCCCTAGCTTCGGTGCCACCTGTGCCTCCCGTACCGCCGATGCCGCCCGCAGTTGACAGCGACGTTATCCGGGAAGAGCTACGCAAGGATGGTGTACTTGGCAAAAAGGACAAGAGCTTTCAGTTTGAGCTCAACAACAAAGGCCTTTTTGTGAACGGCAAAAAGCAGTCAGAAAGCCTGACCAAGAAGTACCGCGAAATGCTCGACGTACCCGCCAGCACGAACGGTAAATCCTCGCGCAACATCCAGATTTCTGTTAGCGAGTAA
- a CDS encoding WD40 repeat domain-containing protein, whose product MRYRFLLLLLLSLPGFRAQAQRENSIWYFGQQAGLSFADVQPTPLLDSKMTTYEGSAVATTSRGQLLFYTNGENILNRQHQVMPNGRKLMGSGSSTQSALVVPDPGSGNVFYVFTTAPQGGVNGLRYSVVDMTRDNGLGDVPRANLLLITPVAEKLAAVRHQNGRDVWVLAHRWNSNAFVAYLVTADGVTGKPVMSNVGSMNAGPGRNAIGCLKFSPDGTKLASALWRESNKFEVFNFDRRTGQVSKPRSFGPYEEAYGVEFSPDGTKLYGSSNGTGGGNAQVWQFDLATNKATPVGNSANRKVGSLQLGPDGKIYVAREDNPYLGVIQNPNATGKACNYLDDGLNLGGRRSKLGLPIFLRNP is encoded by the coding sequence ATGCGTTACCGTTTTTTGCTGCTTTTGCTGCTGAGCTTGCCTGGCTTTCGGGCCCAAGCGCAACGCGAAAATTCTATCTGGTATTTTGGCCAGCAAGCGGGCCTCTCCTTTGCCGATGTGCAGCCTACTCCTCTGCTCGACAGCAAAATGACCACCTACGAGGGCAGCGCTGTAGCTACTACCAGCCGTGGCCAGCTGCTGTTTTACACCAACGGCGAAAACATCCTCAACCGCCAGCACCAGGTAATGCCCAATGGCCGCAAGCTGATGGGCAGCGGCTCTAGCACGCAAAGCGCCCTCGTTGTGCCCGACCCAGGCAGCGGTAACGTGTTTTACGTTTTTACCACGGCGCCGCAGGGTGGCGTGAACGGCCTGCGTTACTCCGTGGTAGACATGACGCGCGACAATGGCCTCGGCGACGTGCCCCGCGCCAATTTGCTGCTGATCACGCCTGTGGCTGAAAAGCTAGCGGCCGTGCGTCACCAGAATGGGCGCGACGTGTGGGTGCTAGCGCACCGCTGGAACTCCAACGCTTTTGTAGCTTACCTCGTCACGGCTGATGGAGTGACAGGCAAGCCGGTGATGAGCAACGTGGGCAGCATGAACGCCGGGCCGGGCCGTAACGCTATTGGCTGCCTTAAGTTCTCGCCGGATGGCACCAAGCTAGCTAGTGCCTTGTGGCGGGAGAGCAACAAGTTTGAAGTGTTCAACTTCGACCGGCGCACGGGCCAAGTCAGCAAGCCGCGCTCCTTTGGGCCGTACGAAGAAGCCTACGGAGTTGAGTTTTCACCCGATGGCACTAAGCTCTACGGCAGTAGCAACGGAACTGGCGGCGGCAATGCCCAAGTGTGGCAATTTGACTTAGCTACCAACAAAGCAACGCCCGTTGGCAACTCCGCCAACCGCAAAGTAGGCAGCCTCCAGCTCGGCCCCGATGGCAAAATCTATGTGGCCCGCGAGGACAACCCGTACCTAGGCGTTATTCAAAACCCCAACGCAACTGGCAAAGCCTGCAACTACCTTGATGACGGCCTGAACCTCGGTGGTCGCCGCAGCAAGCTAGGGTTGCCCATCTTCCTCCGCAATCCGTAG
- a CDS encoding TPR end-of-group domain-containing protein, whose translation MTKKSVAVVLLLLVAAVGYGQPSTMRLDSLQAQTRRAMRTNDLIKGASLYQQQAEVEKYQTAKANAHYNAACAYARASAVEQALAELKAAAKLGWHNVALAKEDDDLVSLRQLPEFNAILRRMSKVEAKQLNPRKAKLVTSDIDLFWKAYDATLKNPGLKEEIYQQQYFDKGTVGLQDYYLSKIRSTHLFVKNLDSKRAFYPAIRSNTEQVAAMKKQIRAGFIKLKELYPPAWFPSVYFVIGRFNAGGTVSGNGMLISADMEARSAATPLGELTLWERNNLGALDELPAIVAHEHIHIIQKKPKGRTLLQGAIHEGMADFLAELITGKNPNARLAAYGNQHEKELWVNFQQEMAGTSWRNWIANGDQETPEKPADLGYYMGYKICQAYYEELPDKKQAIYDMLNIEDYPAFLAKSRYEEKLALR comes from the coding sequence ATGACCAAGAAGAGTGTCGCAGTAGTGCTCTTACTGCTTGTGGCTGCCGTAGGCTACGGGCAGCCGAGTACGATGCGTCTGGATAGCTTGCAGGCACAGACGCGCCGAGCAATGAGAACCAATGATCTGATAAAAGGGGCCAGTCTCTACCAGCAGCAAGCGGAAGTTGAAAAGTACCAGACGGCCAAGGCCAACGCGCATTATAACGCTGCCTGCGCTTACGCCCGGGCCAGCGCCGTTGAGCAGGCACTAGCCGAACTGAAAGCCGCGGCTAAGCTAGGTTGGCACAACGTGGCGCTGGCTAAGGAAGACGATGATCTGGTCAGCCTAAGACAACTTCCTGAATTCAACGCCATCCTACGGCGGATGAGCAAAGTGGAGGCGAAGCAGCTCAACCCAAGAAAGGCAAAGTTGGTGACCAGCGACATTGATTTGTTCTGGAAAGCCTACGACGCTACGCTCAAAAACCCAGGGTTGAAGGAGGAAATATATCAGCAGCAGTACTTCGACAAAGGCACCGTTGGCTTGCAGGATTATTACCTGAGTAAGATCCGGTCCACGCACTTGTTCGTGAAAAACCTAGACAGCAAGCGTGCCTTTTACCCCGCCATCCGATCTAATACGGAGCAGGTGGCGGCCATGAAAAAGCAGATTCGGGCTGGCTTTATTAAGTTAAAAGAGCTGTATCCGCCGGCCTGGTTTCCGAGTGTGTACTTTGTCATCGGGCGCTTCAACGCCGGTGGCACGGTTTCCGGCAACGGCATGCTCATCAGCGCCGACATGGAAGCGCGCTCCGCCGCCACACCGCTCGGCGAGCTGACGCTGTGGGAGCGTAACAACCTAGGGGCCCTGGATGAACTTCCCGCAATTGTGGCGCACGAGCACATCCACATCATTCAGAAAAAGCCCAAGGGCCGAACCTTGCTGCAAGGTGCTATTCACGAGGGCATGGCCGACTTCCTAGCCGAGCTAATCACGGGCAAAAACCCAAACGCTCGTTTGGCAGCGTACGGCAATCAGCACGAGAAAGAGCTCTGGGTTAATTTCCAGCAGGAAATGGCCGGTACCAGTTGGCGCAATTGGATTGCCAACGGCGACCAAGAAACTCCCGAGAAGCCTGCTGACCTGGGGTATTATATGGGCTACAAAATCTGCCAAGCCTACTACGAGGAGCTACCGGATAAGAAGCAGGCCATCTACGACATGCTGAACATCGAAGATTATCCGGCTTTCTTGGCGAAGAGTCGCTACGAGGAAAAGCTAGCTTTGCGCTAA
- a CDS encoding VOC family protein, with amino-acid sequence MAQHIGRVTLIVRDYDEAIAFYTQKLGFQLLEDTNLGGGKRWVVVAPAGAATGLLLAQAADEAQAAYIGNQGGGRVWLFLHTDDFWSDYNRMKAAGVRFLEEPRVEVYATVVVLEDLYGNKWDLLEPAKTV; translated from the coding sequence ATGGCTCAACACATCGGCCGCGTTACGCTCATCGTGCGCGATTATGACGAAGCAATTGCCTTCTACACCCAAAAGCTAGGTTTCCAGCTTCTGGAAGATACGAACCTAGGTGGTGGCAAACGTTGGGTGGTTGTAGCTCCTGCGGGCGCTGCAACGGGCTTACTGTTGGCGCAAGCCGCCGATGAGGCTCAAGCCGCCTACATTGGCAACCAGGGCGGTGGCCGGGTGTGGCTGTTCCTGCACACCGACGATTTCTGGAGCGACTATAACCGCATGAAAGCGGCCGGCGTGCGGTTTCTAGAAGAACCCAGAGTGGAGGTTTACGCTACGGTGGTCGTCTTAGAAGATCTGTACGGTAACAAGTGGGACTTGCTGGAACCAGCCAAAACGGTGTAG